The following proteins come from a genomic window of Alicyclobacillus dauci:
- a CDS encoding type 1 glutamine amidotransferase domain-containing protein, translating into MKRVAFLLAKEFEDSEMQKPYEAIKGAGYETVIVGLKKGEQLTGKNKKAMYTADTSIDEVKADQFDAVVIPGGSSPENLRLNKQIQQFVKDMDSEGKLISAICHGPQILISAGLAKGKTLTCYPPLKDDLINAGANYVDQEVVVDGNYVSSRMPADEPAFIRETLNKLGTPVTQS; encoded by the coding sequence ATGAAGAGAGTTGCTTTCCTGCTGGCCAAAGAATTTGAGGATTCAGAAATGCAAAAACCGTACGAAGCAATCAAAGGAGCGGGCTACGAAACGGTCATTGTCGGGTTGAAAAAAGGTGAACAACTCACAGGAAAGAACAAGAAGGCTATGTATACGGCCGATACTTCCATTGACGAAGTGAAGGCTGATCAGTTTGACGCGGTCGTCATTCCGGGCGGATCGTCACCGGAAAACTTGCGTCTCAACAAACAGATACAGCAGTTTGTCAAGGACATGGACAGTGAGGGCAAACTAATTTCGGCGATCTGCCATGGGCCGCAAATTCTAATTAGCGCAGGTCTTGCCAAAGGCAAGACGTTGACGTGCTACCCTCCTTTGAAAGATGACCTTATCAATGCGGGTGCCAACTACGTCGATCAAGAGGTGGTCGTCGATGGCAACTACGTTTCGTCGCGCATGCCAGCTGACGAACCGGCGTTCATCCGGGAAACACTGAACAAACTGGGAACGCCCGTTACCCAGTCTTAA
- a CDS encoding glycosyl hydrolase family 18 protein, whose product MFIHTVVSGDTLGDIARIYGTTTRELDHLNELATLDVLVPGLHLLVPGRTRNVAQPYRIQPGDSVASIAQRIGISETNLERWLGFRGTIGTDLTAGTTIWVPKPVPQKRTIEVNSYLLPSGKVHDVEIIQGISNLTYLCIFSYQATTDGGLQIIPDQQAVRAAAQYNITPLMSVTNGPGFRPELAHTLITNVSLREQFIRNIVNTAKQRGFRGVNVDFEHMNPGDRQPYNQFIHDLGNAVHAQGLSISIAMGPKTSDAPQQPWMGAFDYKTLGAEVDFLMLMTYEWGWVGGPPMAIAPINQVRAVLEYATSVIPSNKILMGIPLYGYDWELPHQPGGLASGLSANDAQNLALERQVPILWDNESASPYFLYDVDNKRHIVWFEDAMSVAAKFNLIFDFDLRGISYWVLPNSFPQNWNLLNDVFEIRKLASASESPFNS is encoded by the coding sequence GTGTTTATTCATACAGTGGTAAGTGGAGACACCCTTGGTGATATTGCAAGAATCTATGGTACGACAACGCGAGAATTAGACCATTTAAACGAGTTAGCGACACTCGATGTGCTTGTTCCTGGGCTACATTTACTCGTACCAGGCCGGACTCGGAATGTGGCTCAACCGTACCGTATCCAACCTGGGGATTCTGTAGCCAGTATCGCTCAAAGGATCGGAATCTCTGAAACGAATTTAGAGCGCTGGCTTGGTTTCCGTGGAACAATCGGAACGGACTTAACAGCCGGTACAACGATTTGGGTTCCGAAGCCGGTCCCACAGAAGCGAACCATCGAGGTCAACTCTTATCTATTACCCTCCGGGAAAGTGCATGATGTTGAGATTATTCAAGGGATAAGCAACCTAACGTATCTATGTATCTTCAGCTATCAAGCTACGACGGATGGGGGTTTGCAAATTATACCAGATCAACAAGCTGTTCGCGCAGCAGCGCAATACAACATAACCCCACTAATGTCTGTTACGAACGGTCCGGGTTTTAGGCCCGAACTGGCACATACCCTCATTACGAACGTATCTCTTCGTGAACAATTCATCAGAAATATCGTCAATACCGCGAAACAACGGGGTTTTCGCGGGGTTAATGTAGATTTTGAGCACATGAATCCGGGAGATCGTCAACCATATAATCAATTTATTCACGACCTCGGCAATGCCGTTCATGCACAAGGACTATCTATTTCCATTGCGATGGGTCCAAAAACATCCGATGCCCCGCAACAACCCTGGATGGGTGCGTTCGACTACAAAACATTAGGTGCGGAAGTTGATTTTTTGATGCTCATGACCTATGAATGGGGTTGGGTTGGCGGTCCACCGATGGCGATCGCCCCGATCAATCAAGTTAGAGCCGTTCTCGAATACGCAACATCTGTTATCCCGAGCAACAAGATCCTCATGGGCATTCCCCTATACGGATATGACTGGGAGCTTCCTCATCAACCAGGTGGGTTAGCCTCGGGACTATCTGCAAATGACGCTCAAAATCTCGCGTTGGAGCGACAGGTACCGATCCTTTGGGATAACGAATCAGCTTCACCATATTTCTTATACGATGTGGACAATAAACGCCACATCGTTTGGTTCGAAGACGCTATGAGCGTGGCGGCGAAGTTTAACCTAATCTTCGACTTTGATCTTCGAGGTATTAGTTATTGGGTACTCCCAAACTCTTTCCCTCAAAATTGGAACCTTTTGAATGACGTGTTCGAGATCAGAAAATTGGCTAGCGCTAGTGAATCACCCTTCAATAGCTGA
- the bioB gene encoding biotin synthase BioB, whose amino-acid sequence MVTARSWSDVAQRVTQGYEISRKEALEILREPDERVLDLLSAAFIIRRKYFGTKMKLNMIVNAKSGICPEDCFYCSQSAISDATIEKYPLLSKETILAGAQEAQRRKAGTYCIVMSGRRPSDREVEQVADAVREIRSTSDLKICCCLGFLSPEHADKLADAGVHRYNHNLNTSRENYENICTTHTYADRVDTVDRVKDVGISPCSGVIFGMGETDEGRVDMAFSLKALGAESIPCNFLNPIEGTLLAGRRELTPNMCLKILAMIRFVNPSKEIRIAGGREVNLRSLQPLGLYVANSIFVGDYLTTEGQLPEADWKMIQDLGFEIEESAL is encoded by the coding sequence ATAGTGACTGCCAGGAGTTGGTCGGACGTTGCCCAACGTGTCACGCAAGGATATGAAATTTCCAGGAAGGAAGCGTTGGAAATCCTGCGTGAACCAGATGAACGGGTGCTGGACCTTCTTAGCGCCGCCTTTATCATTCGGCGCAAGTACTTCGGGACCAAAATGAAACTGAATATGATTGTAAATGCGAAGTCTGGAATATGTCCGGAGGATTGCTTCTACTGCTCCCAGTCGGCCATTTCAGATGCCACCATCGAAAAATACCCCCTGCTGTCCAAAGAAACCATCCTGGCCGGGGCACAAGAGGCGCAGCGCCGCAAGGCTGGTACATATTGCATCGTGATGTCCGGGAGGCGGCCGTCGGATCGCGAAGTAGAGCAAGTGGCGGATGCCGTCCGGGAGATCCGGTCTACGAGTGATTTGAAAATCTGCTGCTGCCTTGGCTTTTTGAGTCCGGAACACGCCGACAAACTGGCCGACGCCGGGGTGCACCGTTACAACCACAACCTCAATACCAGCCGTGAAAACTATGAAAATATCTGCACCACGCATACCTATGCAGACCGGGTGGATACGGTCGACAGGGTGAAGGATGTGGGGATTTCTCCGTGCTCGGGTGTCATCTTTGGCATGGGCGAAACAGACGAAGGGCGTGTGGATATGGCCTTCTCGTTGAAGGCGCTCGGTGCGGAATCCATCCCCTGCAATTTTCTGAACCCCATTGAAGGAACCTTGCTAGCGGGTCGACGGGAACTCACCCCCAATATGTGCCTGAAAATCCTGGCCATGATACGCTTCGTGAATCCGTCCAAGGAGATTAGGATTGCCGGCGGCCGCGAGGTGAATCTGCGATCCCTGCAACCGCTCGGCCTGTACGTGGCAAACTCCATCTTCGTCGGCGACTATCTCACGACGGAAGGGCAGTTGCCGGAGGCGGATTGGAAGATGATTCAGGATCTCGGATTTGAAATTGAAGAATCGGCCCTGTAA
- a CDS encoding DUF1657 domain-containing protein, which produces MTVYSQVKQTLAGLKSAQASFEQFALQTQNQQAKQLYTDAANQTNTIVNTLEQRVQQLEQEEPQYKG; this is translated from the coding sequence ATGACGGTTTATAGTCAAGTAAAACAGACGCTAGCAGGGTTAAAAAGTGCACAAGCAAGCTTCGAACAATTTGCTCTGCAAACCCAGAACCAGCAGGCAAAACAACTGTACACAGATGCTGCGAATCAAACAAACACCATTGTTAATACGTTGGAGCAACGTGTTCAACAGTTAGAGCAAGAAGAACCACAATACAAAGGCTAA
- a CDS encoding IS5 family transposase, which translates to MYANHQDQQILPGGFFLPFGGRLSENNRWVQFSYLIPWRRVEQEYSKHFIKDLRGGRAFSVRMALGALIIQEREGFSDRHLVQHITENPYLQYFFGLEAYQKEPPFDPSLLTYFRKRLGPEAINQVNEWIVQAAHQEEEDGDNENTPTSPGENENGRSQEEPQEPRAHQGKLILDATCAPADIAYPTDLSLLNSAREKLGDIIDTLHAPHIGNMKKPRDRRRQARRDYLRTAKNRRPSRSEIRKAIGQQLRYVARDLRFIEQLVQHTPLTALSRKQYRDLLVIGELHRQQREMYRSRSHRVDDRIVSIAQPDVRLIVRGKAKANVEFGAKVAISVVDGYALMEKTSWDSCNESTTLIESVERYVERFGYYPEAILADKIYRTRENLKYCKEYEIRLSGPKLGRPSKQMDKEQAKQERQDMGERNAVEGKFGEAKRNYGLGLIRARLRHTSEAVIILQLLVMNLERRLRLPFWLLFGELLRLDFGQAGSAV; encoded by the coding sequence ATGTACGCGAATCATCAGGATCAACAAATACTCCCCGGCGGTTTCTTTCTGCCGTTTGGTGGTCGACTGAGCGAAAACAATCGTTGGGTTCAGTTCTCCTATCTCATCCCGTGGCGACGAGTGGAACAGGAGTACAGCAAGCACTTTATCAAGGACCTTCGAGGCGGACGAGCATTTTCGGTTCGGATGGCGCTCGGCGCGCTCATCATTCAGGAACGCGAAGGCTTTTCGGACCGTCACTTGGTTCAACACATCACAGAAAACCCGTACTTGCAGTACTTCTTTGGTCTTGAGGCATATCAGAAAGAACCGCCTTTTGACCCTTCCCTTTTGACCTACTTTCGCAAACGACTCGGCCCAGAAGCTATCAATCAAGTGAATGAATGGATTGTGCAGGCAGCACACCAGGAGGAAGAGGATGGCGACAACGAAAATACGCCAACCTCACCTGGGGAAAACGAAAATGGTCGCTCACAAGAAGAACCGCAAGAACCACGCGCCCATCAAGGGAAGCTCATTCTGGATGCAACCTGCGCACCCGCAGATATTGCTTATCCGACTGACTTGTCGCTGCTAAACTCAGCCCGCGAGAAGTTGGGGGATATCATCGACACGCTCCATGCACCCCATATTGGCAACATGAAGAAACCTAGAGACCGGCGACGTCAAGCACGTCGTGACTACCTGAGAACAGCGAAGAATCGAAGACCCAGTCGTTCAGAAATCCGTAAGGCTATCGGGCAGCAGTTGCGTTATGTGGCACGTGACTTGAGATTCATCGAACAGCTTGTACAACACACACCGCTCACCGCGCTCTCGCGAAAACAATATCGTGATCTCTTGGTCATTGGCGAACTGCATCGCCAGCAACGAGAGATGTATCGGTCTCGTAGCCATCGAGTGGACGACAGAATCGTGAGCATCGCGCAGCCAGACGTTCGACTCATTGTGCGTGGGAAGGCAAAAGCGAATGTGGAGTTCGGTGCTAAAGTCGCCATCAGCGTCGTGGACGGATACGCCTTGATGGAAAAGACAAGTTGGGACAGTTGCAATGAGAGTACGACACTCATTGAGTCGGTGGAGCGGTATGTGGAGCGCTTCGGATACTACCCGGAAGCCATACTGGCAGACAAAATTTATCGAACGCGGGAGAACCTCAAGTACTGCAAGGAGTACGAAATCCGGTTGAGTGGTCCGAAACTCGGAAGACCATCCAAACAGATGGATAAAGAGCAAGCGAAACAGGAACGCCAGGACATGGGCGAGCGTAATGCGGTTGAAGGAAAATTCGGCGAAGCTAAGCGCAACTATGGGCTTGGTTTAATTCGAGCCCGCCTCCGTCATACAAGCGAGGCCGTGATCATCCTGCAACTGTTAGTCATGAATCTGGAAAGGCGGCTACGCCTTCCTTTTTGGCTACTTTTCGGCGAGCTATTGAGATTGGATTTTGGCCAAGCCGGGTCTGCTGTGTAA
- a CDS encoding site-specific integrase: MEFVQPIREKKQIDSMKKILKATNLRDHCLFILGINSGLRISDLLKLNIHDVMDDRGRVRDRISIRETKTGKSKDFPVGDTARKAIMEYLSTRTYTLNDPLFLSRKGRQALKRQQAYKIINDAARAVGIKENIGTHTLRKTFGYHAYQSGVSLAVLQKLFNHSAPSVTLSYIGITQDELDEVYLNLNL; the protein is encoded by the coding sequence TTGGAATTTGTTCAGCCTATTCGCGAGAAGAAACAAATTGATTCCATGAAAAAAATTCTAAAGGCCACAAACTTGAGAGATCATTGCTTGTTTATATTAGGGATTAACTCTGGCCTTCGAATTAGTGACTTACTGAAATTGAACATTCATGACGTGATGGATGACCGAGGTCGAGTAAGAGACCGCATTTCTATTCGGGAAACCAAAACAGGGAAAAGCAAAGACTTTCCGGTTGGGGATACAGCACGTAAAGCCATCATGGAGTATTTGAGCACTCGTACCTATACATTGAATGATCCCCTCTTTTTGTCCAGGAAGGGACGGCAAGCGTTGAAGAGACAGCAAGCCTATAAGATCATTAATGATGCGGCTAGAGCAGTAGGGATTAAGGAGAACATTGGAACACATACCCTTCGGAAGACTTTTGGGTATCATGCGTACCAATCTGGTGTGAGTCTGGCTGTTCTGCAGAAGCTATTCAACCACTCTGCCCCAAGTGTCACCCTGTCGTACATCGGTATTACACAGGACGAATTGGATGAAGTGTATCTGAATTTGAATTTGTAA
- a CDS encoding LSm family protein, with the protein MIGPAHAMKFIGQHVVFRTRDGVTHHGILHSVTNDGIYVRAIGGPSTRLATQSSTEADNIDLLKNLPQSTDDIKESWWPLYFFTWWWLLGLWLWALWW; encoded by the coding sequence ATGATTGGACCTGCCCACGCAATGAAATTTATCGGACAGCACGTCGTCTTTCGTACGAGGGATGGAGTCACACACCACGGAATATTACATTCCGTAACGAATGATGGAATTTACGTGCGGGCGATAGGAGGGCCCAGTACTAGACTAGCGACTCAATCAAGTACGGAAGCCGACAACATTGATTTACTAAAGAACTTGCCACAGTCTACAGATGACATTAAAGAGAGTTGGTGGCCACTTTACTTTTTTACTTGGTGGTGGCTTCTTGGGCTTTGGCTGTGGGCTTTGTGGTGGTAA
- a CDS encoding 6-carboxyhexanoate--CoA ligase → MSLFSVRMRSSREEQGTPVHISGAERIVAETDLERVAATFVQRAMQHKNGTPDFVNLSIERVCPEEIMSLEALPIQTCDVEDVEEGHRAAHHLLCEAGVSSESANFAIALLKAGPAPGGRVMRGAVLLDAEQPIRMEPDPHRGVRVSKLDWEPSVLESWCNGIGHLGIARPRVWEAIALASKVTAQPEVIAELCWSDDQSYITGYVASQQFGYVRVTHLKPLGSLIGGRVFFIRAGTDIQSLISRLEKQPALVDRLPTRPYIEL, encoded by the coding sequence ATGAGTTTATTTAGCGTACGCATGCGTTCCTCCAGAGAGGAACAGGGCACGCCTGTACATATTTCCGGTGCGGAGCGAATCGTGGCAGAAACCGACCTAGAGCGTGTGGCCGCCACGTTCGTGCAGCGTGCCATGCAGCACAAGAACGGGACCCCGGATTTCGTAAACTTGTCCATTGAGCGCGTGTGTCCGGAGGAAATCATGTCGCTAGAAGCGCTGCCGATTCAGACCTGTGATGTGGAAGATGTCGAGGAAGGGCACCGTGCTGCTCACCACCTCCTGTGCGAAGCGGGAGTATCGTCAGAGTCGGCGAATTTTGCGATCGCGCTGCTAAAAGCAGGTCCGGCACCCGGAGGCCGCGTCATGCGCGGCGCCGTCCTACTGGACGCTGAACAACCGATTCGAATGGAGCCGGATCCCCATCGTGGGGTGCGCGTTTCCAAACTTGATTGGGAACCGAGTGTTTTGGAAAGCTGGTGCAACGGGATTGGCCATTTGGGAATCGCACGTCCAAGAGTGTGGGAAGCGATCGCGCTTGCGAGCAAAGTAACCGCACAACCAGAGGTGATCGCAGAATTGTGTTGGTCAGACGATCAAAGTTATATAACTGGGTATGTGGCCAGCCAGCAATTTGGTTATGTGCGGGTCACTCATCTTAAACCTTTGGGAAGTTTGATTGGAGGTCGTGTTTTCTTTATTCGTGCCGGTACGGACATTCAGTCGCTGATTTCCAGGCTTGAGAAACAGCCAGCCTTGGTTGATAGATTGCCCACAAGGCCTTATATTGAACTGTAA
- the bioA gene encoding adenosylmethionine--8-amino-7-oxononanoate transaminase, translated as MTYEELYEKNRRYLWNPFTQMKEYLADEPVIIESGYGCRLRDVKGNEYWDGVSSVWLNIHGHQVPELDAAIREQLNSIAHSTLLGMGNVPAILLAEKLVTIVPRGLGKVFYSDSGAEAVEIALKMAFQYWKNRGVDGKTTFVTMREAYHGDTVGAVSVGSIDLFHQVYAPLLFPSLKIPFPNPYRNPYGESVEDVVNGSLRAVEEVFQKQGDQIAAMIVEPVQGAGGMVPMPSGYLRELRNLCSAYHILLIVDEVATGFGRTGKMFACEHDGITPDILAVAKGITGGYLPVAATLTTDEIYDAFYADYHEFKTLYHGHSYTGNQLGCAVALENLKLFEQRNLVAEVEQKAAELHHYLDPIRSLSHVGDVRQSGFMVGIELVADKATKQPFPLQQRTGVRVARRCRELGMLLRPLTDVMVFMPPLAAKLEELKDMTSILYQAIAEVTEDHQTRVAESR; from the coding sequence ATGACCTATGAAGAACTGTATGAAAAGAACCGTCGGTACCTGTGGAACCCGTTTACACAAATGAAGGAATATTTAGCGGACGAACCGGTGATTATCGAGAGCGGCTATGGTTGCCGATTGCGCGATGTGAAAGGGAACGAGTACTGGGACGGAGTCTCTTCGGTCTGGCTGAATATCCATGGCCACCAGGTGCCCGAATTGGATGCAGCGATTCGGGAACAATTGAACTCGATTGCTCACTCTACGTTGCTCGGGATGGGAAACGTCCCGGCTATCCTGTTGGCCGAGAAGTTGGTCACGATTGTGCCGCGCGGACTGGGCAAAGTGTTTTATTCGGATTCGGGTGCGGAGGCCGTCGAGATCGCGCTGAAAATGGCCTTCCAGTACTGGAAGAACCGCGGGGTGGATGGAAAGACCACGTTTGTCACGATGCGCGAGGCGTATCACGGGGATACAGTGGGTGCTGTCTCGGTAGGTTCCATCGACTTGTTCCATCAGGTGTATGCGCCATTGCTGTTCCCATCTCTGAAAATTCCGTTTCCCAACCCCTATCGGAACCCGTATGGAGAGTCGGTCGAAGATGTAGTGAACGGTTCTCTGCGTGCGGTGGAAGAAGTTTTTCAGAAGCAGGGCGACCAAATTGCCGCGATGATTGTGGAACCGGTGCAAGGAGCGGGCGGCATGGTGCCGATGCCCTCGGGGTATCTGCGCGAGTTGCGGAACCTGTGCTCAGCCTATCACATCTTATTGATTGTGGACGAAGTGGCCACTGGATTTGGGCGGACCGGCAAGATGTTTGCCTGTGAACACGATGGGATTACCCCGGACATTTTAGCAGTCGCGAAAGGAATCACCGGGGGATATTTGCCGGTTGCTGCAACCTTGACCACCGACGAGATCTACGACGCTTTTTACGCGGATTACCACGAATTCAAAACACTGTACCACGGCCACTCATACACCGGGAACCAGTTAGGGTGTGCGGTGGCGCTGGAAAATCTGAAGCTATTTGAACAGAGAAATCTGGTGGCGGAGGTCGAACAGAAGGCGGCAGAACTCCATCACTACCTGGATCCGATTCGCTCTCTATCACACGTCGGGGATGTGCGGCAAAGCGGATTTATGGTGGGGATTGAGTTGGTCGCGGATAAGGCAACAAAACAGCCCTTCCCGTTGCAACAGCGGACGGGGGTCCGGGTCGCCAGAAGGTGCCGCGAACTCGGGATGTTGCTCAGGCCGTTGACTGATGTGATGGTTTTTATGCCTCCGCTAGCCGCGAAACTGGAAGAGTTGAAAGATATGACGTCCATTCTGTACCAAGCCATCGCCGAAGTGACGGAGGATCATCAGACGCGGGTGGCTGAAAGCAGATGA
- the bioD gene encoding dethiobiotin synthase, producing MSGLFITATDTEVGKTLVAGGIAAVLRARGIDIGMFKPIQSGNLAIDPEGDAARLKSLSRVDDELEAICPFSYEEPLAPRLAMERAGQKVTLHDIVSHYDTLRKRHRHWIVEGAGGLVVPYTSDAMVVDCAKVMNLPVIVVTGPDLGTVNHTALTVAYAQSQGLQVSGIIVNGYGRRQPVGVAEQHNPEMIREVTGIDVLGVVPWLGSNPTASAITQAVSDSVALDKIEQLLG from the coding sequence GTGAGTGGGTTATTCATCACGGCGACAGACACAGAGGTTGGCAAAACACTGGTGGCCGGCGGGATTGCGGCGGTGCTGAGAGCGAGAGGGATCGACATCGGGATGTTTAAGCCGATACAGAGTGGCAATCTGGCCATCGATCCGGAGGGGGACGCGGCCCGGTTAAAGTCTCTCAGCCGCGTCGATGACGAGTTGGAGGCCATTTGCCCCTTTTCCTATGAGGAGCCGCTCGCGCCGCGATTGGCGATGGAACGAGCCGGGCAAAAGGTCACCTTACATGATATTGTGAGTCACTACGACACGTTGAGAAAGCGGCACAGGCATTGGATCGTGGAGGGGGCGGGAGGATTGGTCGTGCCCTACACATCGGATGCGATGGTGGTCGATTGCGCCAAAGTGATGAACCTACCGGTGATAGTTGTGACCGGGCCGGACCTAGGTACGGTCAACCACACGGCACTCACCGTCGCCTATGCACAATCTCAGGGTTTGCAGGTGAGTGGGATTATCGTCAACGGCTACGGGCGCCGGCAACCCGTCGGCGTCGCGGAACAACATAATCCAGAGATGATTCGCGAGGTCACGGGCATCGATGTGCTGGGTGTGGTTCCGTGGCTGGGATCGAACCCGACGGCGTCCGCTATTACCCAAGCCGTGTCGGACAGCGTGGCTCTGGATAAAATCGAACAGTTGCTTGGATAG
- the bioF gene encoding 8-amino-7-oxononanoate synthase, which produces MKRFRDKLSQLKEAGLHRRLRTMSSASAPRVQVDGRWLVMCAANNYLGLVDDERVRAAAVDAIVRYGTGSSGSRLITGTTDLHVRLEAAIAAFKQTEAALVFNNGYMANMAALSSLVGTGDVIFSDELNHASIIDGCRQSKASVVVYRHNDMNDLRRKLEDTPASGQRLIVTDGVFSMDGDLANLPAIVDVADTYEAWVMVDDAHATGVFGQHGGGTADYYGIQAERIAIQVGTLSKAIGSEGGFIAGSRVLIDYLVNCARPFVFSTALSPPVLAAAMRAIEIIQTEGARRDHLHALTKRLRRGLLDAGFEVLPGTAPIIPIILGDPLHTLEFSRRLEENGVFATAIRPPTVPPGTSRIRFTLMATHTDDDIEHIIQACIAAGRGLGVIS; this is translated from the coding sequence ATGAAACGGTTTCGGGACAAACTGAGTCAGTTGAAAGAGGCCGGGCTGCATCGCCGTCTGCGCACGATGAGCAGTGCTTCTGCGCCACGGGTTCAAGTGGATGGACGCTGGTTGGTAATGTGCGCGGCCAACAACTACCTGGGCTTGGTCGATGACGAGCGTGTGCGGGCGGCGGCGGTGGATGCGATTGTGCGGTACGGGACGGGATCCTCGGGATCTCGACTGATTACGGGGACGACAGACCTGCATGTGCGACTGGAGGCGGCCATCGCCGCGTTCAAGCAAACCGAAGCGGCGCTTGTATTCAACAACGGGTACATGGCGAACATGGCGGCACTTTCCTCTCTGGTCGGAACGGGAGATGTGATTTTTTCCGACGAACTGAACCACGCGAGTATCATTGACGGGTGTCGCCAATCGAAAGCATCGGTGGTGGTCTACCGCCACAACGATATGAATGACTTGCGCCGAAAGTTGGAGGATACTCCGGCCTCCGGGCAGCGGCTGATTGTCACGGATGGGGTCTTCTCGATGGACGGGGATCTGGCAAACCTGCCGGCCATCGTCGATGTCGCCGACACCTACGAAGCTTGGGTGATGGTGGATGATGCCCATGCGACGGGCGTATTCGGCCAACACGGAGGCGGCACCGCGGACTACTACGGAATACAGGCTGAGCGGATTGCGATTCAGGTGGGAACGTTGTCCAAGGCTATCGGATCAGAAGGCGGGTTTATTGCGGGATCGCGTGTGCTCATCGACTACCTGGTCAACTGTGCGCGGCCATTCGTCTTTTCCACGGCGCTGTCGCCACCCGTTCTGGCTGCGGCCATGCGGGCCATCGAGATTATCCAGACTGAAGGCGCTCGGCGGGATCACCTGCACGCATTGACGAAGCGACTTCGCCGCGGTCTTTTGGATGCGGGGTTTGAGGTTCTACCGGGGACAGCGCCTATCATCCCCATCATTCTTGGTGATCCGCTGCACACGCTGGAATTCAGCCGACGCCTGGAAGAGAACGGGGTGTTTGCCACGGCCATTCGCCCGCCCACGGTACCGCCGGGGACTTCGCGGATTCGATTCACGCTGATGGCAACCCACACAGACGATGACATTGAACACATTATCCAGGCTTGTATCGCAGCAGGGCGGGGATTAGGGGTGATTTCGTGA